TCCCTTTGATAAATTCCGGGTTGCCAACCGTCAGCTGAATACACAGATGAAATCCACCGGAGAGGTCATGGCCATCGGCCGTACATTGCCGGAAGCATTACAAAAGGCTGTGCGTTCTCTGGAGCAGGGTTATGCCGCGGTTTGGACAGCGGAGAGCGCGCTGCTCAGTGAGGAAGAACTGATCCGTCAGATCACCTATGCGGATGACTTGCGTTTATTTCATCTCATGGAAGCGCTGCGCCGCGGTCTGTCGCCGGAGAAACTTTATGAAATCAGCCGCATCGACCCCTGGTTTTTGCATCAATTGCAGCGCATCCCGGCGATGGAACAGCGTCTGCAGTCGGAACCTTTTGGCAGGGAATTGCTGCGTGACTCAAAACGGCTTGGCTTTGCCGACAGTGAAATTGCTCGTCAGAGCCGGCAGACGATAAAAGCAGTCTACGAGCTGCGCATCAGCGAGAAAATAGAACGAACCTATAAATTGGTTGATACCTGCGCCGGTGAGTTTGAATCGGATACGCCTTATTATTATGCCACCTTCGAACAGGAAGACGAAGCGCAGCCGTTAATAGGCAAAAAGGCAGTTGTGATCGGTTCCGGTCCAATCCGCATCGGTCAGGGCGTTGAATTCGATTACTGTTCCGTACATGCCCTGCAGGCGCTGGAGCAGGCCGGTTATCGCTCCATCATGATCAATAACAATCCGGAAACCGTTTCCACCGATTTCAATGTTTCCGATCGTCTCTATTTTGAACCTTTGATGGAGGAAGAAGTCCTGGAGATCCTGAGGAAAGAAAAACCGCAAGGGGTACTGGTGCAATTTGGCGGGCAGACTGCCATCAATTTAGCCCGCTGCATCGATGAAAGCGGTATTCCGATCTTAGGCTCGCAGCTGGATGCCATCGATTTGGCAGAAGACAGAGAGCGATTTGATGACCTGCTGGAGAGCCTGCACTTAGCGCGTCCGGCAGGTAAGGCGGTTCGCTCCTTTGCAGAAGCAAAGAACGCCGTGCAGGAACTCGGTTTTCCGGTTCTGGTTCGTCCTTCCTATGTGCTGGGCGGACGCGGTATGGAAATCTGTTATTCGGTCAATGAGTTGGAAGGCTATCTGCAGGAAGCCGTCCGCATTTCTCCCGATCATCCTGTGCTGATCGACCGCTATATTTTAGGCCAGGAATTGGAAGTCGATGCAATTGCCGACGGAGAAACGGTCCTGATTGGCGGAATCATGGAGCATGTCGAACGTGCCGGAGTGCATTCCGGCGATTCGATTGCAGTCTATCCCTGGTATCATATCGATCCTTGGGTGATCGAAGAAATCTGCGAAGCCACCACAAAAATGGCCCTGGCGCTGCGGGTGAAAGGTTTGATCAATGTCCAGTTTGTGCGTCAGGGACAGAACTTATATATCATTGAGGTCAATCCCCGTTCCAGCCGAACCGTTCCCTTCCTTTCCAAGGTGGCAAATTTGCCCATGGTGCAGATTGCCACCCGGGTCGCTTTGGGGCAGAGCATCAAAGAGCAGGGATATCCGGACGGATTGTGGGCTGCCGGTGATTTCTATGCAGCCAAAGCACCGGTCTTCAGCTGGGCAAAGCTGCGCGGCGTGGAAATTGGCTTAGGTCCGGAAATGAAAAGCACAGGGGAAGTGATCGGTCTGGGTCAAAACAAAGACGAAGCCTTGGCGCGTGCTTTCTGGGCGGCGGGCTGGAAACCTGCCGAACAAAAAGTTTTATTGGCAACCATAGCCGACCGCGATAAAAAGGAAGCGATCCCGCTGATCAAGCAATTTTGGCGGGCCGGTTATAAAGTATATGCCACCAGCAAAACTGCGGAAGCGCTGCAGCAGGCAGGCGTGAAGGTTGAAGAAGTCGCCAAAATCGGCGGCAAAGAACGGACGGTGCTGGATGTGATTGCGGAGGGTAAAATTGATTTTGTCATCAACACCGTCACCTTGGGTAAACTGCCGGAACGGGACGGTTTTATCATTCGCCGTTCTGCGGTGGAGCATGACTGCCGCTATTTTACTTCTCTGGATACTTTGCTCGCCTATTGGCGCTGTCTCAGCTATCTGCAAAACACGGAACACCTGAAACCCGTTAGTTTACAGGAGTATCTCCATGAAAAATAAAGCGCAGAACAAAGCGGCACTGGTGATAGAAAATCAACATCTGAAAGGCAGCTATTGGCTGCTGACCCTGGCGGAAAAAAGCCTGGTTGGTTTGATGCAGCCGGGTCAGTTTGTGAATATCAGACTGAACGGTCTAAATGATCCTCTGCTGCGGCGCCCGATGAGCATACATGCATTCGATATTGAGACCGGACGGTTTAAGGTGCTGTACCAGGTGGTCGGGCGAGGGACCGAAGCCTTAACCGGTATCAAAGCCGGAGAAAGTTTACAGATCTTAGCTCCTTTAGGCAACGGCTTCCCTGATCCGGCTGAACCGCCAGACAATGGTCAGCAGATTGCTTTGATTGCCGGCGGCATAGGTATTGCGCCGCTTTATGCTTTGGCAGAGGATTTGCTGAGAAAAGGGTATTGCCTCACTGTCTATTACGGCAGCCGCAGCCGAGTGGACTTCTTGGTTTTAGAGGAATTCCAGCAGCTTGGCGTGAAACTGGAACTGGCGACCGAAGACGGCAGCTGCGGTAAGCAAGGGTATGTGACAACAGAACTAAGAGAAAACCTGCTGCGAAAGCAGACAAAAGCGGTTTATGCCTGCGGTCCGATGGCGATGCTGAAAGCCTTAAAAAAGGAAACGCTAGGCATGGCAATACCGGTTTGGCTGTCGCTGGAAGCGCATATGGCCTGCGGTCTGGGCGCCTGTCTTGGCTGCACCGTTCGCTTAAAGACTGCGGCTGGCGGCTGGCGTTATGCTTTGATCTGCCAGGAAGGTCCTGCCATAGCGGCGGAAGAGGTGGAATTTGATGAATAAGCAGGTAGATTTGAGCGTAGACATAGCCGGAATTCACTTTCGGACCCCGATTACCACAGCATCCGGCACGTTCGGCTTCGGTCAGGAATATGCCGCTCTGACCGATTTGCATCAGCTGGGAGCGATCACCGTGAAAGGCATCACCCCGGAACCTCGCCAGGGCAACCCCGGCCAGCGCTTAATTGAGACACCTGCCGGCCTGATCAACTCAGTCGGCTTGATGAATCCCGGGGTAGAAGCCTTTTTAAGCGACGACTTGCCCTGGCTGCTGCAGCAGGATGTGCCTTTGATCGTGAATATCAATGGAAAAACAGCGGAGGAATACGGCGAGATGGCAGCCCGTTTGGATCAAGTGGCAGGGATTGCCGCTTTGGAAGTCAATATCTCCTGCCCGAATGTCAAAGAAGGAGGCATGGCCTTCGGAATCAAACCGGAAACCGCCGCGGCGGCGGTTAGGGCCGCCCGCCAGCACACCAACCTGCCCTTGATCGTTAAATTATCGCCCAATGTCACCGATATCGCCTTGATGGCAAAAGTAGTGGAGGCGGAGGGGGCGGATGTGATTTCTTTGATCAATACCATCCTGGCTATGGTAATTGATCTCAAACAACGCAAACCGGTCTTAGCCAATACGTTTGGCGGCTTATCCGGTCCGGCGATCCGGCCGATTGCCTTGCGGATGGTTTATCAGGTATATCAGGCAGTCCGTCTGCCGATCATCGGCATGGGTGGGATCATGACTGCCGAAGATGCACTCAGCTTTCTGATGGCGGGCGCAAGCGTAATTGCTTTGGGTACGGCAAATTTTGTGGAACCGGACAGTATCGGCCAAGTAGCAGCCGGTCTGACGGCGTGGTGCCAAAAAGAGAAGGTGAGTGCGATCAGAGAAATCATCGGCTGTGCGCACAGATAATTCGGCATGGAAGGGAACAACCGGTCAGACGGAGCAGGGTCAGCCGCCGGCCGGTTTTTTTATGTTGAAAATGTTGGTATTCGATCTTTCTCTGGCGCAGCGCTTCGGCTGATTCGCCAGTCTGTATAGAAGGAATCTTTTCTGATTTCTAGAACAATAACAAGAGACGGGAGGCGGTGCGCTTGACATTACAGCCAAAACAGATTTTAGAACGATTGCTGGCAGCCGGATACGATGCTTATTATGTGGGCGGCTGTGTCAGAGACCGGCTGCTGGGAATGACTGCCTCCGATATCGATTTGGCCACCTCCGCCATGCCATCCCAGATCGCCGCGCTGTTTCCGGATGCCAAACTCAATGCGGTGGGGAAACAATACGGTGTTTTGTTGGTTGATGGAACGGAAGTGGCCACTTTTCGGGGCGAAGCCTATTTGGATCCCGGTAAACCATTGGTCTATGCAGTCAGCAATTTTACCGCTGACGCTGCCCGGCGTGATTTTACGATCAACGCCATTGCAATGGACATCAACGAGAATCTGCTGGATCCGTTTGGCGGCCGGCAGGATATTCTCAATCGCCAAATCCGGGCGGTAGGTAAAGCCAAACGGCGTTTTGAGGAAGATCCTATCCGCATTTTACGGGCCGTCACTTTTGCCGCCCGTTTTGATTTCAGCCTGGAAGCAGAAACCAAAGCAGCCATGATGCAATCTGCCGATTTGCTGGATGGTGTAGCACAGGAACGCATCGGCAAAGAACTTCACAAAATGGTGCGAAAAAGAGTCCTGGCCAAAGGTCTGACTATGCTGGCGGATTGTCAGTTACTGGATAAGGTTCTGCCGCAAATCTGTCATCTGGGAAGCGTGGCGCAAAATCCGGCTTATCACCACTTGAATGCCTGGGACCATACGCTGGCTGTGCTGACTTATGTGGAAACAAAAATTCCCCAGGATGATGTTCTGACTTGGGCGGCGATGTTTCACGACTGCGCCAAAGGGCTGCCGGGTATTCGCTCCGTCGATCCGTTCAATAGTCTGCCCAGCGATCATGGTCATGAACGGATGGGCTGTCGAATTTGTGAGCAGTCGATGCTCGGTTGGGAAGTAGCGAAAACAACCCGCCGCCAGGTGAGTAAACTGATTGCCTGGCATATGAGCCTGCCCCTGGAGCTGACACCGCAGGCGGTGACCGATTATTTGAATCATCTGGCCGTTGAATTCAGTAATATTACGGAACTGAGTGCTTTTCTACGGCAGCTCTATCTGTTTAAAACGGCCGATATCATGGGCAAAAACCCGGAACAATGCATCAGCAGATTAACGGAATTGGATGCGGTCTGGCAAATGATCGAACATGCTCTCGCGATTATTCCGTTCTATTTGGCCCAAGCCGGAATTCATGGCGACGGCAGATCAGAAAAAGGGCCTGCTTTGGGTTTGAAATTACGCCAAATGCTGACCGCAGCGCAGAACGAAGCCCTGACTCGCTGGTGATTTTTCGGTTATAAAGCAAAGCAAGCCAAAAAAACCTGGTGAGGGAATGCAGAGAGAAATCACTGCCCGCATCCGGCAGTCATGGATAAGGAGTCGGGCATAAAATCAATGGAGGTGGAATTGCTATGAACCAGATTTTTCCTTTTTTGATCGACGCCAAAGACGTTCCGGTCAGCGCTCATGTTGAAAAAGCGATTGCAACTTGTCTTGTGCACAGCCGGGTGTTTGCTAATACCATTCCCAGAGAAAAGCTGGCAGGGGAAACCTTGCTGACACTCACCCAGGTGCGCTGGCCGATCTTATTGAAGCGCGTCTTTGATCAGGATCGGGCTTATTTGTTTGATCTGCTCGATATTATGGGGGAACAGCTGCAGTTAGCGGTTTCACCCTCCAGGTCGCTCGATACCACTTTGTCGCAGATCAATCAGGGAGATACTTACGAGAGCGATTTGCTGCAAATTGCGGATCATCTCCTGACTCCGTATCCGCCGAAATATCCCAGTCATTTGGTTACGGCCGCCTTTGGTTTACCGGCTGTTCTTGGCAAGGAACGCGCGCTGGAAGTACAGGATTGGGGTGTTTTGCTGACCGGAATGCAAAACGAAGCCATACTGCAGGAAAAAGAGACACTGGAAACCTGGGTGAAAAATTACCGTGCGGAAGATTTTAAAATCGATCAAATGCTGCAGGCGATCAAAGAAAAGTCTCTGCTGCGCACGGAATTTCTGATCCGGCAGCGTGACAAAGCCTTACTGCTGCTGAAGGAAGAAATCGAATCATTGAAACCGGAAATCGAGCAACGGCTCAGTCAATTGAATTCACAGTATCAGGTAACGACCGATCAGAGCCACGAAATGAAGCTGCGTATGGATGCGCTGCAACAGGAAATGCTGCAGCTGCAAAGCAGTCTGGAGCGTTATCGCCAGCTGCAAAGTCCGATGCAAGATTATTATGCGGTGCAATTGAGCAACAGAAAAGAAGAATTTGCCCGCATGGAGGAACTGCTGCATCAGCAGGAAACCGGCTGGATGGATGAATTATCGGCGCAGTCCTATATCACCAGACGTCCTTTGGAAATGATGCAGGAGCAACTGAAGGAAGCGGAACTACAGTGGAAAGCCACGCTTTCCCGGCAGAAAACACTGGAGCAAGCCTTGATTGCCACTTTGCAGGAAGAACAGCTGAAAGTACAGGCTGCCGCTAAGGATTTGATTGAGCGCAGTTTCGTGGTTGGCGCGAATTTACCGGATGAAGTCAATTTGGAACTGCCTTTTATCGTAGCCAAAGCCGGCACACTTTATCAGAACAGTTATTATGTCTTGGCGCCGGGGCGTTTGAAAGGCAGGAATCAATTCACCGGTTTCCTGACCTCTTTATTCAACCGCTTGAATATTCCTTATCTTTGCCGTGATAAAGCCTGGGAAGCGATGGCCAATGCGTTGGAAATCTATCTGAATCGGGTGGATGTCCCGGCAAAACTGTTGCGTATGGTGGAAGAGCATAACCTGCTGGAAAATAAGGACTTTTGGATGGAAGCAATTGAAGGAGTCAATGAATTGGAAGCGCTCGCTTTGCTTTCGGTGAAGGATAGTGAAAACCTAAAAGAAGCCGTCGTGAAGAATTGGGGCGGCAGAGGAGCGGAGAAGTAGAGTGCGAAGCGGACTGCGCTCAGGATTGGCATGGCAGGCTGGCTGACTGCGGACCGGCAGGAGGGACAGCAGAGCAAAACATCCGGCGGCTCAGCAGCTTACGGCCGGCAACCCTGACAATTCTGAAAATTCGAAAGACAGCGCCGGCGGTGAGAGGGATAGAGCAAGACCAGCGCCCGGCAACTGTAGAGTAGAATAGAAAAAATGGAAATGAAGAGGAGATTCGCATGACATTTTTACAAAAGTCCTTACGAGTAGGTTCACTGCAGTTAAAAAATCGTTTGGTTATGCCGCCGATGGCAACCGCAAAAGCGGATGCGGATGGTAAAGTCAATCAGGCAATCCTGGATTATTATGAGGAAAAAACCAAAGGAGGTTACCTTGCCCTTGTGATTATCGAACACAGCTTCATCTCTCTGCAGGGAAAAGCCAGTCAGTATCAGCTTTCTGTTGCTGAAGATGAGGTTGTAGCGAATCTGAAAAAATTGGCGGAAGTCATTCACCAGAACGGCAGCAAGTGTGTGATGCAGATCAACCATGCCGGCAGCACAGCAGCAAAGGAAGTAACCGGTACAGTCGTTGTCGGTCCTTCTGCGGTTCTGCATCCGCGCGGTGGCAGTGAACTTCCGCACGAACTGGATCGGGCGGAAATCGGGCAAATTGTGCTGGACTTCCAAAACGCTGCCAAACGGGTGAAAGAAGCAGGTTTTGACGGGGTTGAGATCCATGCGGCGCACGGTTATCTGCTTAATCAGTTTTATTCTCCGCTCTGCAATCAACGGACGGATGAATTCGGCGGAGCGCTGCAGAATCGCATTCGCTTTCATCTAATGGTGATTGCTGCGGTCCGGCAAGCAGTCGGGGAGGATTTCCCGATTTTTCTGCGGCTTGGTGCAACCGATTATAAAAGTGGCGGCGCCACCATCGAAGACAGTTTAATTGCAGCGCGCGAATTTGAAAAGGCAGGAGTTGATCTCTTGGATATTTCCGGGGGCTTGTGCGGTTATCAAATTCCCGGCGGCACGAATGAACAGGGCTTTTTCGCTCCGCTCAGCGAAGCCATCAAGCAAGTGGTTGCCATACCGGTCATTCTTACCGGAGGAATTACCGAAGCGGCGGCAGCCGAACAGCTGCTGGCTACCCGAAAAGCCGATTTAATCGGCGTCGGCAGGGCAATCCTGCGTGATTCCGATTGGGCCAGGCGCGCGTTC
The Negativicutes bacterium DNA segment above includes these coding regions:
- a CDS encoding NADH:flavin oxidoreductase, translating into MTFLQKSLRVGSLQLKNRLVMPPMATAKADADGKVNQAILDYYEEKTKGGYLALVIIEHSFISLQGKASQYQLSVAEDEVVANLKKLAEVIHQNGSKCVMQINHAGSTAAKEVTGTVVVGPSAVLHPRGGSELPHELDRAEIGQIVLDFQNAAKRVKEAGFDGVEIHAAHGYLLNQFYSPLCNQRTDEFGGALQNRIRFHLMVIAAVRQAVGEDFPIFLRLGATDYKSGGATIEDSLIAAREFEKAGVDLLDISGGLCGYQIPGGTNEQGFFAPLSEAIKQVVAIPVILTGGITEAAAAEQLLATRKADLIGVGRAILRDSDWARRAFQADCSRGTGVLAQK
- a CDS encoding dihydroorotate dehydrogenase electron transfer subunit encodes the protein MKNKAQNKAALVIENQHLKGSYWLLTLAEKSLVGLMQPGQFVNIRLNGLNDPLLRRPMSIHAFDIETGRFKVLYQVVGRGTEALTGIKAGESLQILAPLGNGFPDPAEPPDNGQQIALIAGGIGIAPLYALAEDLLRKGYCLTVYYGSRSRVDFLVLEEFQQLGVKLELATEDGSCGKQGYVTTELRENLLRKQTKAVYACGPMAMLKALKKETLGMAIPVWLSLEAHMACGLGACLGCTVRLKTAAGGWRYALICQEGPAIAAEEVEFDE
- a CDS encoding dihydroorotate dehydrogenase, yielding MNKQVDLSVDIAGIHFRTPITTASGTFGFGQEYAALTDLHQLGAITVKGITPEPRQGNPGQRLIETPAGLINSVGLMNPGVEAFLSDDLPWLLQQDVPLIVNINGKTAEEYGEMAARLDQVAGIAALEVNISCPNVKEGGMAFGIKPETAAAAVRAARQHTNLPLIVKLSPNVTDIALMAKVVEAEGADVISLINTILAMVIDLKQRKPVLANTFGGLSGPAIRPIALRMVYQVYQAVRLPIIGMGGIMTAEDALSFLMAGASVIALGTANFVEPDSIGQVAAGLTAWCQKEKVSAIREIIGCAHR
- the carB gene encoding carbamoyl-phosphate synthase large subunit, which produces MPRKSYLKKILVIGSGPIIIGQAAEFDYAGTQACRVLREEGVQVILVNSNPATIMTDKEMAYQTYLEPISPEIVTKIIEKERPDGILPTLGGQVGLNMALSLGQKGILEQYNVELLGTPLDSIERSEDRQLFKDAMESIGEPVLESYTVNDLPSAIPFAQKIGYPIIVRPAFTLGGTGGGFCNNEQELCELLPIGLRMSPINQCLIEKSLKGWKEIEFEVMRDAKDNCIAICSMENFDPLGVHTGDSIVVAPTQTLDDSDYQMMRTASLNIIRNLGIEGGCNVQFALDPYSQQYYVIEVNPRVSRSSALASKATGYPIARIASLIALGYTLDEIVNPVTGRTSACFEPTIDYIVVKVPRFPFDKFRVANRQLNTQMKSTGEVMAIGRTLPEALQKAVRSLEQGYAAVWTAESALLSEEELIRQITYADDLRLFHLMEALRRGLSPEKLYEISRIDPWFLHQLQRIPAMEQRLQSEPFGRELLRDSKRLGFADSEIARQSRQTIKAVYELRISEKIERTYKLVDTCAGEFESDTPYYYATFEQEDEAQPLIGKKAVVIGSGPIRIGQGVEFDYCSVHALQALEQAGYRSIMINNNPETVSTDFNVSDRLYFEPLMEEEVLEILRKEKPQGVLVQFGGQTAINLARCIDESGIPILGSQLDAIDLAEDRERFDDLLESLHLARPAGKAVRSFAEAKNAVQELGFPVLVRPSYVLGGRGMEICYSVNELEGYLQEAVRISPDHPVLIDRYILGQELEVDAIADGETVLIGGIMEHVERAGVHSGDSIAVYPWYHIDPWVIEEICEATTKMALALRVKGLINVQFVRQGQNLYIIEVNPRSSRTVPFLSKVANLPMVQIATRVALGQSIKEQGYPDGLWAAGDFYAAKAPVFSWAKLRGVEIGLGPEMKSTGEVIGLGQNKDEALARAFWAAGWKPAEQKVLLATIADRDKKEAIPLIKQFWRAGYKVYATSKTAEALQQAGVKVEEVAKIGGKERTVLDVIAEGKIDFVINTVTLGKLPERDGFIIRRSAVEHDCRYFTSLDTLLAYWRCLSYLQNTEHLKPVSLQEYLHEK